GGGGCCCTGGAGTTCCGTATCCACCTGGGCCGCGCCGCCGTACTTGACCACCACCGTTTTCCCCGAGAACCGCTGAATATAGGGCAGGGCCTCACTCAGGGTGTCGGCTCTTGTTTTTGCGTCCATCGCCTTGCGTCCTTTTATAAAGCGGGGCCGGGAAGACTCCGGCCCTCAAGCCGGAAGAATATACACCCCCCGGCAGGAAGGGGCCAAGAGGGATTCCGGGGATGGGGAAACAGCCGGGTGGAGCGATTTCAGAGGATGTAGCGGCTCAGGTCCTGGTCCGCAACGATGTCGGCGAGGCGCTGCTGGATGTAGGCCGGATCGATCATCACCTCGGTCTCCTCCATCTCGGGCGCCTCGAAGGAGATGTCCTCCAGAATGCGCTCCATGATGGTATAGAGACGGCGGGCGCCGATGTTTTCGGTCTGCTCGTTGATCCGGGCGGCGAACTCGGCCACCGCCTGGACGGCTTCATCCGTGAAGCGGATGGTGACACCCTCGGTGGCGAGCAGGGCGGGGTACTGTTTGAGAAGCGCATTCTCGGGCTCCTGGAGGATCCGGACGAAATCCTCCTTCCCGAGGGAGTTGAGCTCCACCCGGATGGGGAAGCGGCCCTGTAGCTCGGGCAGCAGATCCGAGGGCTTGGACATGTGAAATGCGCCCGCGGCGATGAAGAGGATGTGATCTGTCCGCACCGGGCCGTACTTCGTGTTCACCGTCGAGCCCTCGACGATGGGCAAGAGATCGCGCTGCACCCCCTCCCGCGAGACGTCCGGGCCGTGTCCGCGGCCGTTTCCGGCGGCGATCTTGTCGATCTCGTCGAGAAAGATGATGCCGGACTGCTCGGTCCGGGCGATGGCCTCGGCGTTCATGCTGTCCGGGTCGATCAGCTTGTCGGCTTCCTCTTGCGCGAGCAGGGCGAAGGCATCGGGCACATTCATGCGCCGCGCCCGCGTCTTTCCCGGAAACATCCCGCCCATCATCTCCTTGATGTTCAGCCCCATCTGCTCGAGGTCTATCCCGCCGAGCACCTGGATCTCGGGCCCCTTGTCGGCGATTTCGAGCTCCACCTCGCGTTCGTCGAGCTCGCCCGCGAGGAGCATCCCGCGGAATTTCTCCCGCGTCCGCTGGTAGTGCTGCTCGCCCAGGGGATCGCGGTTTTCCTCTTGCGGGTTGAAAGCGCCGAAGCCCGGCGGGCGGGGCAGAAGCAGATCGAGAAGCCGCTCGACGGCTAGCTCCTCGGCGCGGATATGGTTTTCCTCCCGGAGCTCCTCCTGGAGCATGTTGCGGGCCAGCTCCACCAGATCGCGGATGATGCTCTCCACGTCACGGCCCACGTAGCCCACCTCGGTGAACTTGCTGGCCTCGACCTTCAGGAAAGGGCTCTTGGTGAGGCGGGCGAGCCGCCGGGCGATCTCGGTTTTGCCGACGCCGGTCGGGCCGATCATGATGATGTTCTTCGGGGCGATATCGTCCCGCAGATCGTCGGGGAGCTGTTGCCTGCGCCATCTGTTCCGCAGCGCGATGGCGACGGCGCGCTTGGCTTTGCTCTGGCCGATGACGTAGCGGTCGAGTTCCTGAACGATCTTGGAGGGGATCAGGTCTTCCATCAGATGACTTCCACCGAAATGTGGTTGTTGGTGTAGACGCAGATCTCGGCGGCGATGCCCAACGCGCGGCGGACGATTTCCTCGGCGGTGAGATTGGGATCGAGCTGGAGTATCCCCCGGGCGGCACCCATGGCGATGGGGCCGCCGCTGCCGATGGAAAGGACGCCGTCGTCGGGTTCAATGATCTCGCCGCTTCCCGAGAGGATCAGGATGGCGTCCTTGTCCGCCACCGCGAGAAGGGCTTCCAGGCGGCGGAGCACCCGGTCCGTCCGCCAGTCCTTTCCCATCTCAACGGCCGCGCGGGTGAGATTTCCGGCGTATTGTTCGAGCTTTCCCTCGAAGCGCTCGAAGAGGGCGATGGCGTCGGAGGCCGAGCCGGCGAACCCGGCGAGCACTTTTCCCCCGCTGAGCCTTCTGATCTTGACCGCCCTGTGCTTCACGGCCGTCTGGCCCATGGTGACCTGTCCGTCCCCGCCGAGGGCCGTCTGGCCACGGTAGCGGACGCTGAGAATGGTGGTGGAGCGGATGATTTCGCCGGGCACGGTCATGGGGTCTTCCTTCTCTTTCGCGGTTCGGTATTTCCCTTTGCACGCCCCCGCCCTCCCGCTCGGGGGTGGGCGTCATCATATACCCTGCGCAGGTGGGAAAAGTCCACCTGGGTGTAGCGCTGGGTGGTGGAAAGGCTTGCGTGGCC
Above is a window of bacterium DNA encoding:
- a CDS encoding acetylglutamate kinase (catalyzes the phosphorylation of N-acetyl-L-glutamate to form N-acetyl-L-glutamate 5-phosphate) is translated as MDAKTRADTLSEALPYIQRFSGKTVVVKYGGAAQVDTELQGP
- the hslU gene encoding ATP-dependent protease ATPase subunit HslU gives rise to the protein MEDLIPSKIVQELDRYVIGQSKAKRAVAIALRNRWRRQQLPDDLRDDIAPKNIIMIGPTGVGKTEIARRLARLTKSPFLKVEASKFTEVGYVGRDVESIIRDLVELARNMLQEELREENHIRAEELAVERLLDLLLPRPPGFGAFNPQEENRDPLGEQHYQRTREKFRGMLLAGELDEREVELEIADKGPEIQVLGGIDLEQMGLNIKEMMGGMFPGKTRARRMNVPDAFALLAQEEADKLIDPDSMNAEAIARTEQSGIIFLDEIDKIAAGNGRGHGPDVSREGVQRDLLPIVEGSTVNTKYGPVRTDHILFIAAGAFHMSKPSDLLPELQGRFPIRVELNSLGKEDFVRILQEPENALLKQYPALLATEGVTIRFTDEAVQAVAEFAARINEQTENIGARRLYTIMERILEDISFEAPEMEETEVMIDPAYIQQRLADIVADQDLSRYIL
- the hslV gene encoding ATP-dependent protease subunit HslV; this translates as MTVPGEIIRSTTILSVRYRGQTALGGDGQVTMGQTAVKHRAVKIRRLSGGKVLAGFAGSASDAIALFERFEGKLEQYAGNLTRAAVEMGKDWRTDRVLRRLEALLAVADKDAILILSGSGEIIEPDDGVLSIGSGGPIAMGAARGILQLDPNLTAEEIVRRALGIAAEICVYTNNHISVEVI